A single region of the Brachypodium distachyon strain Bd21 chromosome 3, Brachypodium_distachyon_v3.0, whole genome shotgun sequence genome encodes:
- the LOC100839321 gene encoding type II inositol polyphosphate 5-phosphatase 15 isoform X3, whose amino-acid sequence MSPSLPDRRGAGLLLPPPPRAGTASGSTPSPRCPGPGQARHGGGGGGRGWGAGSEGAGGDGRGRGSGGAAVHGRESSAAGDMEEGRLAFPRDLWSGSEGGIIKVWYGEAIDKSLALQREEKCKTSLLVERSFIDLWTMVSDGGACPLPAVDVKLLLSDNSRSKVWSAGYLSFALWDSRTKELLKVVNVDGQVDTRFDVLSAQSQYGYETKQNLFSSPRKEKARSPVNFFQRSRNALMGAADAVRRVAAKAGFGDDTRRIEALAMSTDGMIWAGSANGSLAQWDGSGNRLQEFQHHLSSVQSILNFGTRLWVGYMDGNIQLLDLDGNLLGGWIAHSSPILCMAIGSSYIFTLAGHGGIRGWNLSSPGPTDSILCSELVERETSYKNLEYMKVLVCSWNVGQEKASHESLRAWLKLPTAEVGVLVVGLQEVEMGAGFLAMSAAKETVGLEGSPNGEWWLDAIGQILKGHSFERVGSRQMAGLLTGVWVRANLKQFIGDIENATVACGLGRAIGNKGAVGLRMRIHDRSICFINCHFAAHAEAVIRRNEDFDHVFRTMTFATHSNGLLTTTVSSSAGQLLRANGSRMPELSDTDMVVFLGDFNYRLHDICYDMAMGLVSRRHFDCLRENDQLRAEMRSGRVFQGFREGDFKFPPTYKFEKQTAGLSGYDSSEKRRIPAWCDRILYRDSRASSGTECSLDCPVVCSISLYDSCMEATDSDHKPVKCLFNLDVAHIDKQTMRQEYGEIMCSNKKVLHLLQGREALLEANISTNDIVLQDQSPSVLKLQKTQHSTKDTACFEIIGQSRNSSGTHVTGFPTWLKVSPAVGVICPGQTVEVILQHGGLRGASGNSFSEANQEKAATLSVKITGPYSTVAKVYEIRVRHQNCRSTFPSKEL is encoded by the exons ATGAGCCCCTCACTGCCAGACCGAAGAGGAGCTGGTCTCCTActacctccgccgccgcgtgctgGGACGGCCTCCGGATCGACACCATCGCCGAG GTGCCCGGGGCCGGGGCAAGCTcgacacggcggcggcggtggaggtcgAGGGTGGGGCGCTGGCAGCGAAGGGGCCGGTGGAGACGGGAGGGGTCGGGGGAGTGGCGGTGCCGCCGTCCATGGCCGGGAATCATCGGCTGCAGGTGACATGGAAGAAGGGCGGTTGGCTTTCCCAC GTGATTTGTGGTCTGGATCTGAAGGGGGAATAATCAAAGTATGGTATGGAGAAGCAATTGATAAGTCTCTTGCTTtacagagagaagagaagtgtAAGACCTCCTTATTAGTTGAAAGATCATTCATTGACCTTTGGACCATGGTCAGCGATGGAGGGGCCTGTCCCTTGCCTGCTGTTGATGTAAAACTTCTATTGTCTGACAATTCTAGATCAAAAGTATGGAGTGCTGGTTACCTCTCATTTGCACTCTG GGATTCTCGCACTAAGGAGCTCCTGAAAGTGGTAAATGTGGATGGCCAAGTTGATACACGTTTCGATGTCTTATCTGCTCAGAGTCAATATGGCTATGAAACGAAACAAAACCTTTTCTCATCTCCAAGGAAAGAGAAAGCTCGCAGTCCTGTTAATTTTTTCCAGAGATCACGAAATGCTTTGATGGGAGCAGCTGATGCAGTTCGTCGAGTTGCTGCTAAAGCGGGATTTGGAGATGATACTCGACGAATAGAAGCGTTAGCAATGTCAACGGATGGGATGATCTGGGCAGGATCTGCAAATGGCTCTCTTGCTCAATGGGATGGTAGCGGTAATCGTTTGCAAGAGTTCCAGCATCATTTATCTTCTGTTCAAAGTATTTTGAACTTTGGAACAAGATTGTGGGTGGGGTACATGGATGGCAACATCCAGCTCTTGGACCTGGATGGCAACTTGCTGGGAGGATGGATTGCACATAGCAGTCCAATTCTGTGTATGGCCATTGGAAGTTCATAtatcttcacattggctggtCATGGGGGAATCCGTGGATGGAATTTGTCATCTCCAGGGCCTACCGACAGCATTTTGTGTTCTGAATTGGTTGAGAGAGAAACATCATACAAAAACTTAGAATATATGAAAGTGTTAGTGTGTTCTTGGAATGTTGGGCAAGAAAAAGCATCTCATGAGTCACTAAGAGCTTGGTTGAAACTCCCAACAGCAGAGGTTGGGGTACTAGTAGTTGGATTGCAAGAGGTAGAGATGGGTGCTGGCTTTCTTGCAATGTCCGCAGCTAAAGAGACG GTAGGTCTTGAGGGAAGCCCAAATGGTGAGTGGTGGTTAGATGCAATCGGGCAGATCTTGAAAGGCCACTCTTTTGAGCGTGTTGGTTCAAGGCAGATGGCTGGGTTACTTACTGGTGTATG GGTTAGAGCAAATCTTAAGCAGTTCATTGGTGATATTGAAAATGCAACCGTAGCATGTGGACTAGGGCGAGCTATTGGCAACAAG GGAGCAGTGGGATTGAGGATGAGAATACATGATAGAAGCATTTGCTTTATAAATTGTCATTTTGCTGCTCATGCGGAAGCTGTGATCCGACGGAATGAAGACTTTGACCATGTCTTTAGAACAATGACCTTTGCTACCCATTCAAATGGATTATTGACAACAACAG TTTCTAGTTCTGCTGGTCAGCTTCTTCGAGCAAAT GGATCAAGAATGCCAGAGTTGTCAGATACGGACATGGTTGTCTTTCTTGGTGACTTTAATTACCGTCTGCATGATATTTGCTATGATATGGCGATGGGCTTGGTTTCCCGGAGACACTTTGACTGTCTGAGGGAGAATGACCAGTTGCGAGCAGAAATGAGATCTGGGAGAGTCTTCCAGGGATTTCGTGAAGGAGATTTCAAATTCCCACCTACTTACAAATTTGAGAAACAAACAGCTGGCTTATCAG GCTATGACTCTAGTGAGAAGAGACGCATTCCTGCTTGGTGTGACAGAATTCTATACCGTGATAGCCGAGCTAGTTCGGGAACCGAGTGTTCTTTGGATTGTCCGGTGGTGTGTTCAATATCACT GTACGACTCTTGCATGGAAGCTACAGACAGTGATCACAAACCTGTAAAATGCTTGTTCAATTTGGATGTTGCACATATTGACAAACAGACAATGAGGCAAGAATATGGGGAGATAATGTGTTCAAATAAGAAAGTGTTGCACTTGCTTCAGGGGCGAGAAGCATTACTGGAAGCAAATATCAGCACTAATGACATCGTTCTTCAAGATCAAAGCCCTTCTGTTTTGAAACTGCAAAAGACACAGCATTCTACAAAAGACACAGCATGTTTTGAGATTATTGGCCAATCACGGAATTCTTCTGGTACACATGTTACTGGTTTCCCTACTTGGCTAAAG GTATCCCCGGCAGTTGGTGTAATTTGCCCTGGACAAACGGTAGAGGTAATTTTGCAGCATGGAGGCCTGCGTGGAGCCTCAGGGAATAGTTTTTCTGAAGCTAACCAAGAAAAGGCAGCAACGTTATCGGTGAAAATAACTGGACCATATTCCACAGTTGCCAAAGTGTACGAAATACGTGTACGGCACCAGAATTGCAGGAGCACATTTCCTTCCAAGGAGTTATAA
- the LOC100839321 gene encoding type II inositol polyphosphate 5-phosphatase 15 isoform X2 — translation MSPSLPDRRGAGLLLPPPPRAGTASGSTPSPRSTSIAFIPGTRAPFLSQIRIRDSQWYFFPASTARCPGPGQARHGGGGGGRGWGAGSEGAGGDGRGRGSGGAAVHGRESSAAGDMEEGRLAFPRDLWSGSEGGIIKVWYGEAIDKSLALQREEKCKTSLLVERSFIDLWTMVSDGGACPLPAVDVKLLLSDNSRSKVWSAGYLSFALWDSRTKELLKVVNVDGQVDTRFDVLSAQSQYGYETKQNLFSSPRKEKARSPVNFFQRSRNALMGAADAVRRVAAKAGFGDDTRRIEALAMSTDGMIWAGSANGSLAQWDGSGNRLQEFQHHLSSVQSILNFGTRLWVGYMDGNIQLLDLDGNLLGGWIAHSSPILCMAIGSSYIFTLAGHGGIRGWNLSSPGPTDSILCSELVERETSYKNLEYMKVLVCSWNVGQEKASHESLRAWLKLPTAEVGVLVVGLQEVEMGAGFLAMSAAKETVGLEGSPNGEWWLDAIGQILKGHSFERVGSRQMAGLLTGVWVRANLKQFIGDIENATVACGLGRAIGNKGAVGLRMRIHDRSICFINCHFAAHAEAVIRRNEDFDHVFRTMTFATHSNGLLTTTVSSSAGQLLRANGSRMPELSDTDMVVFLGDFNYRLHDICYDMAMGLVSRRHFDCLRENDQLRAEMRSGRVFQGFREGDFKFPPTYKFEKQTAGLSGYDSSEKRRIPAWCDRILYRDSRASSGTECSLDCPVVCSISLYDSCMEATDSDHKPVKCLFNLDVAHIDKQTMRQEYGEIMCSNKKVLHLLQGREALLEANISTNDIVLQDQSPSVLKLQKTQHSTKDTACFEIIGQSRNSSGTHVTGFPTWLKVSPAVGVICPGQTVEVILQHGGLRGASGNSFSEANQEKAATLSVKITGPYSTVAKVYEIRVRHQNCRSTFPSKEL, via the exons ATGAGCCCCTCACTGCCAGACCGAAGAGGAGCTGGTCTCCTActacctccgccgccgcgtgctgGGACGGCCTCCGGATCGACACCATCGCCGAGGTCAACCTCTATAGCCTTTATCCctgggacccgcgctcccttTCTCTCCCAGATCCGTATCCGCGACTCACAGTGGTACTTCTTTCCCGCCTCGACTGCAAGGTGCCCGGGGCCGGGGCAAGCTcgacacggcggcggcggtggaggtcgAGGGTGGGGCGCTGGCAGCGAAGGGGCCGGTGGAGACGGGAGGGGTCGGGGGAGTGGCGGTGCCGCCGTCCATGGCCGGGAATCATCGGCTGCAGGTGACATGGAAGAAGGGCGGTTGGCTTTCCCAC GTGATTTGTGGTCTGGATCTGAAGGGGGAATAATCAAAGTATGGTATGGAGAAGCAATTGATAAGTCTCTTGCTTtacagagagaagagaagtgtAAGACCTCCTTATTAGTTGAAAGATCATTCATTGACCTTTGGACCATGGTCAGCGATGGAGGGGCCTGTCCCTTGCCTGCTGTTGATGTAAAACTTCTATTGTCTGACAATTCTAGATCAAAAGTATGGAGTGCTGGTTACCTCTCATTTGCACTCTG GGATTCTCGCACTAAGGAGCTCCTGAAAGTGGTAAATGTGGATGGCCAAGTTGATACACGTTTCGATGTCTTATCTGCTCAGAGTCAATATGGCTATGAAACGAAACAAAACCTTTTCTCATCTCCAAGGAAAGAGAAAGCTCGCAGTCCTGTTAATTTTTTCCAGAGATCACGAAATGCTTTGATGGGAGCAGCTGATGCAGTTCGTCGAGTTGCTGCTAAAGCGGGATTTGGAGATGATACTCGACGAATAGAAGCGTTAGCAATGTCAACGGATGGGATGATCTGGGCAGGATCTGCAAATGGCTCTCTTGCTCAATGGGATGGTAGCGGTAATCGTTTGCAAGAGTTCCAGCATCATTTATCTTCTGTTCAAAGTATTTTGAACTTTGGAACAAGATTGTGGGTGGGGTACATGGATGGCAACATCCAGCTCTTGGACCTGGATGGCAACTTGCTGGGAGGATGGATTGCACATAGCAGTCCAATTCTGTGTATGGCCATTGGAAGTTCATAtatcttcacattggctggtCATGGGGGAATCCGTGGATGGAATTTGTCATCTCCAGGGCCTACCGACAGCATTTTGTGTTCTGAATTGGTTGAGAGAGAAACATCATACAAAAACTTAGAATATATGAAAGTGTTAGTGTGTTCTTGGAATGTTGGGCAAGAAAAAGCATCTCATGAGTCACTAAGAGCTTGGTTGAAACTCCCAACAGCAGAGGTTGGGGTACTAGTAGTTGGATTGCAAGAGGTAGAGATGGGTGCTGGCTTTCTTGCAATGTCCGCAGCTAAAGAGACG GTAGGTCTTGAGGGAAGCCCAAATGGTGAGTGGTGGTTAGATGCAATCGGGCAGATCTTGAAAGGCCACTCTTTTGAGCGTGTTGGTTCAAGGCAGATGGCTGGGTTACTTACTGGTGTATG GGTTAGAGCAAATCTTAAGCAGTTCATTGGTGATATTGAAAATGCAACCGTAGCATGTGGACTAGGGCGAGCTATTGGCAACAAG GGAGCAGTGGGATTGAGGATGAGAATACATGATAGAAGCATTTGCTTTATAAATTGTCATTTTGCTGCTCATGCGGAAGCTGTGATCCGACGGAATGAAGACTTTGACCATGTCTTTAGAACAATGACCTTTGCTACCCATTCAAATGGATTATTGACAACAACAG TTTCTAGTTCTGCTGGTCAGCTTCTTCGAGCAAAT GGATCAAGAATGCCAGAGTTGTCAGATACGGACATGGTTGTCTTTCTTGGTGACTTTAATTACCGTCTGCATGATATTTGCTATGATATGGCGATGGGCTTGGTTTCCCGGAGACACTTTGACTGTCTGAGGGAGAATGACCAGTTGCGAGCAGAAATGAGATCTGGGAGAGTCTTCCAGGGATTTCGTGAAGGAGATTTCAAATTCCCACCTACTTACAAATTTGAGAAACAAACAGCTGGCTTATCAG GCTATGACTCTAGTGAGAAGAGACGCATTCCTGCTTGGTGTGACAGAATTCTATACCGTGATAGCCGAGCTAGTTCGGGAACCGAGTGTTCTTTGGATTGTCCGGTGGTGTGTTCAATATCACT GTACGACTCTTGCATGGAAGCTACAGACAGTGATCACAAACCTGTAAAATGCTTGTTCAATTTGGATGTTGCACATATTGACAAACAGACAATGAGGCAAGAATATGGGGAGATAATGTGTTCAAATAAGAAAGTGTTGCACTTGCTTCAGGGGCGAGAAGCATTACTGGAAGCAAATATCAGCACTAATGACATCGTTCTTCAAGATCAAAGCCCTTCTGTTTTGAAACTGCAAAAGACACAGCATTCTACAAAAGACACAGCATGTTTTGAGATTATTGGCCAATCACGGAATTCTTCTGGTACACATGTTACTGGTTTCCCTACTTGGCTAAAG GTATCCCCGGCAGTTGGTGTAATTTGCCCTGGACAAACGGTAGAGGTAATTTTGCAGCATGGAGGCCTGCGTGGAGCCTCAGGGAATAGTTTTTCTGAAGCTAACCAAGAAAAGGCAGCAACGTTATCGGTGAAAATAACTGGACCATATTCCACAGTTGCCAAAGTGTACGAAATACGTGTACGGCACCAGAATTGCAGGAGCACATTTCCTTCCAAGGAGTTATAA
- the LOC100839321 gene encoding type II inositol polyphosphate 5-phosphatase 15 isoform X1, translating to MADPGEAATPAAAGSSPWDDIPDDFFLSISSPSPPPAPAPIRSTSPSPPPGNVRSTSASSLPAVSASASFSGSVHRAASPQSIHPSHSLPAFSAASHAAATDVWPPPPGPHHANSLPEFAASASASGVHCPPPRAAVRKGRPPPLELRPRPLRESQSGTALRALACCASTHLWAAGEAGVRVWDLADAFRSSPCQQRWGDEASAPFQESCRTPPVLCLVADPCRSVVWSGHANGRIMGWGADPGPEAGECIGWDAHCAPVFALAISPYGDLWSGSEGGIIKVWYGEAIDKSLALQREEKCKTSLLVERSFIDLWTMVSDGGACPLPAVDVKLLLSDNSRSKVWSAGYLSFALWDSRTKELLKVVNVDGQVDTRFDVLSAQSQYGYETKQNLFSSPRKEKARSPVNFFQRSRNALMGAADAVRRVAAKAGFGDDTRRIEALAMSTDGMIWAGSANGSLAQWDGSGNRLQEFQHHLSSVQSILNFGTRLWVGYMDGNIQLLDLDGNLLGGWIAHSSPILCMAIGSSYIFTLAGHGGIRGWNLSSPGPTDSILCSELVERETSYKNLEYMKVLVCSWNVGQEKASHESLRAWLKLPTAEVGVLVVGLQEVEMGAGFLAMSAAKETVGLEGSPNGEWWLDAIGQILKGHSFERVGSRQMAGLLTGVWVRANLKQFIGDIENATVACGLGRAIGNKGAVGLRMRIHDRSICFINCHFAAHAEAVIRRNEDFDHVFRTMTFATHSNGLLTTTVSSSAGQLLRANGSRMPELSDTDMVVFLGDFNYRLHDICYDMAMGLVSRRHFDCLRENDQLRAEMRSGRVFQGFREGDFKFPPTYKFEKQTAGLSGYDSSEKRRIPAWCDRILYRDSRASSGTECSLDCPVVCSISLYDSCMEATDSDHKPVKCLFNLDVAHIDKQTMRQEYGEIMCSNKKVLHLLQGREALLEANISTNDIVLQDQSPSVLKLQKTQHSTKDTACFEIIGQSRNSSGTHVTGFPTWLKVSPAVGVICPGQTVEVILQHGGLRGASGNSFSEANQEKAATLSVKITGPYSTVAKVYEIRVRHQNCRSTFPSKEL from the exons aTGGCGGATCCCGGCGAGGCCGCGacacccgccgccgcgggctccTCCCCGTGGGACGACATCCCCGACGACTTCTtcctctccatctcctccccttcccctccgcCAGCCCCCGCTCCCATCCGCTCcacctccccttcccctccaCCGGGGAACGTCCGCTCAACCTCAGCATCATCCCTCCCCGCtgtctccgcctccgcctcatTCTCCGGCTCCGTCCACCGCGCGGCTTCCCCTCAGTCCATCCACCCCAGCCACTCCCTCCCGGCCTTCTCGGCCGCTTCTCACGCCGCGGCAACCGACGTCTGGCCCCCGCCCCCGGGCCCGCACCATGCCAACTCCCTCCCGGAGttcgccgcttccgcctccgcGTCCGGCGTCCATTGTCCGccccctcgcgccgccgtgcGGAAGGGCCGCCCACCCCCGCTGGAGCTGCGTCCGCGGCCTCTGAGGGAGTCGCAGTCTGGCACCGCCCTCCGCGCGCTCGCCTGCTGCGCCTCCACTCACCTCTGGGCGGCGGGCGAGGCTGGCGTCAGGGTTTGGGACCTCGCGGACGCCTTCCGATCGTCCCCTTGTCAGCAGCGGTGGGGGGACGAAGCGAGCGCGCCGTTCCAAGAGTCGTGCAGGACGCCGCCGGTGCTCTGCCTCGTGGCTGACCCCTGCCGCAGTGTGGTGTGGAGCGGACATGCCAATGGCCGGATCATGGGTTGGGGTGCTGATCCTGGTCCGGAGGCAGGAGAGTGCATTGGGTGGGATGCGCACTGTGCGCCTGTATTCGCGTTAGCCATCTCTCCGTATG GTGATTTGTGGTCTGGATCTGAAGGGGGAATAATCAAAGTATGGTATGGAGAAGCAATTGATAAGTCTCTTGCTTtacagagagaagagaagtgtAAGACCTCCTTATTAGTTGAAAGATCATTCATTGACCTTTGGACCATGGTCAGCGATGGAGGGGCCTGTCCCTTGCCTGCTGTTGATGTAAAACTTCTATTGTCTGACAATTCTAGATCAAAAGTATGGAGTGCTGGTTACCTCTCATTTGCACTCTG GGATTCTCGCACTAAGGAGCTCCTGAAAGTGGTAAATGTGGATGGCCAAGTTGATACACGTTTCGATGTCTTATCTGCTCAGAGTCAATATGGCTATGAAACGAAACAAAACCTTTTCTCATCTCCAAGGAAAGAGAAAGCTCGCAGTCCTGTTAATTTTTTCCAGAGATCACGAAATGCTTTGATGGGAGCAGCTGATGCAGTTCGTCGAGTTGCTGCTAAAGCGGGATTTGGAGATGATACTCGACGAATAGAAGCGTTAGCAATGTCAACGGATGGGATGATCTGGGCAGGATCTGCAAATGGCTCTCTTGCTCAATGGGATGGTAGCGGTAATCGTTTGCAAGAGTTCCAGCATCATTTATCTTCTGTTCAAAGTATTTTGAACTTTGGAACAAGATTGTGGGTGGGGTACATGGATGGCAACATCCAGCTCTTGGACCTGGATGGCAACTTGCTGGGAGGATGGATTGCACATAGCAGTCCAATTCTGTGTATGGCCATTGGAAGTTCATAtatcttcacattggctggtCATGGGGGAATCCGTGGATGGAATTTGTCATCTCCAGGGCCTACCGACAGCATTTTGTGTTCTGAATTGGTTGAGAGAGAAACATCATACAAAAACTTAGAATATATGAAAGTGTTAGTGTGTTCTTGGAATGTTGGGCAAGAAAAAGCATCTCATGAGTCACTAAGAGCTTGGTTGAAACTCCCAACAGCAGAGGTTGGGGTACTAGTAGTTGGATTGCAAGAGGTAGAGATGGGTGCTGGCTTTCTTGCAATGTCCGCAGCTAAAGAGACG GTAGGTCTTGAGGGAAGCCCAAATGGTGAGTGGTGGTTAGATGCAATCGGGCAGATCTTGAAAGGCCACTCTTTTGAGCGTGTTGGTTCAAGGCAGATGGCTGGGTTACTTACTGGTGTATG GGTTAGAGCAAATCTTAAGCAGTTCATTGGTGATATTGAAAATGCAACCGTAGCATGTGGACTAGGGCGAGCTATTGGCAACAAG GGAGCAGTGGGATTGAGGATGAGAATACATGATAGAAGCATTTGCTTTATAAATTGTCATTTTGCTGCTCATGCGGAAGCTGTGATCCGACGGAATGAAGACTTTGACCATGTCTTTAGAACAATGACCTTTGCTACCCATTCAAATGGATTATTGACAACAACAG TTTCTAGTTCTGCTGGTCAGCTTCTTCGAGCAAAT GGATCAAGAATGCCAGAGTTGTCAGATACGGACATGGTTGTCTTTCTTGGTGACTTTAATTACCGTCTGCATGATATTTGCTATGATATGGCGATGGGCTTGGTTTCCCGGAGACACTTTGACTGTCTGAGGGAGAATGACCAGTTGCGAGCAGAAATGAGATCTGGGAGAGTCTTCCAGGGATTTCGTGAAGGAGATTTCAAATTCCCACCTACTTACAAATTTGAGAAACAAACAGCTGGCTTATCAG GCTATGACTCTAGTGAGAAGAGACGCATTCCTGCTTGGTGTGACAGAATTCTATACCGTGATAGCCGAGCTAGTTCGGGAACCGAGTGTTCTTTGGATTGTCCGGTGGTGTGTTCAATATCACT GTACGACTCTTGCATGGAAGCTACAGACAGTGATCACAAACCTGTAAAATGCTTGTTCAATTTGGATGTTGCACATATTGACAAACAGACAATGAGGCAAGAATATGGGGAGATAATGTGTTCAAATAAGAAAGTGTTGCACTTGCTTCAGGGGCGAGAAGCATTACTGGAAGCAAATATCAGCACTAATGACATCGTTCTTCAAGATCAAAGCCCTTCTGTTTTGAAACTGCAAAAGACACAGCATTCTACAAAAGACACAGCATGTTTTGAGATTATTGGCCAATCACGGAATTCTTCTGGTACACATGTTACTGGTTTCCCTACTTGGCTAAAG GTATCCCCGGCAGTTGGTGTAATTTGCCCTGGACAAACGGTAGAGGTAATTTTGCAGCATGGAGGCCTGCGTGGAGCCTCAGGGAATAGTTTTTCTGAAGCTAACCAAGAAAAGGCAGCAACGTTATCGGTGAAAATAACTGGACCATATTCCACAGTTGCCAAAGTGTACGAAATACGTGTACGGCACCAGAATTGCAGGAGCACATTTCCTTCCAAGGAGTTATAA